From bacterium, the proteins below share one genomic window:
- a CDS encoding tetratricopeptide repeat protein, which yields MHRSVPDKGKQSQKRFRIVVPLIIVLALAGFASRRFLFRDKQKEALLISISQLDLSKSEPQVADKITKNRQEVSDHLNSAEAWGKLAMNLDAHDFKKESIPVYKKASALDSSDVRWLYLGAMVLSQMGIAECLDWFDRAQKVKPDYAPLLVNYGDALLRFDKPDAALIKYRQALEQDSANSHALVGAAQIEFSKGDAQKARIYLEKAIQANPKHREAYSLMSTVCKQLKDPDCHDQTSPAVTELPEKTPMLDPIYAALNAEGESSLWHRFRGSEYMKKGLFDLAIQEFQEAMRIRPDTQTKEDLAKVFNSAGRFHEAKREYQSIIDTHPTPNNYFGLGLANARTGSYAEAENSFRKAIKLKPAFAEAHFNLAVVFAKTGLLKETIESLNDAIRVNPNYSEAHYHLGLAYIAANNENGVRQQYVALEKLDQKLAARLKNQMEQKATSIRTE from the coding sequence TTGCATCGCAGTGTCCCCGACAAGGGTAAACAGTCACAGAAAAGATTTCGGATTGTTGTTCCGCTTATTATTGTTCTAGCGTTGGCCGGTTTTGCATCGCGTCGGTTTCTATTTCGCGATAAACAGAAAGAAGCTCTACTTATTTCCATTTCGCAACTTGATCTGTCCAAAAGCGAACCTCAGGTGGCGGATAAAATAACAAAGAACCGACAGGAGGTAAGCGATCATCTCAATTCCGCAGAAGCATGGGGGAAGCTGGCGATGAACCTGGATGCACATGACTTCAAGAAAGAATCAATCCCTGTATATAAGAAGGCGAGCGCGCTCGATTCTTCCGATGTACGCTGGCTCTATCTGGGTGCGATGGTCCTTTCTCAAATGGGGATAGCTGAATGTCTGGACTGGTTTGATCGCGCGCAAAAGGTAAAGCCGGATTACGCTCCGTTATTGGTCAATTATGGCGACGCATTGCTCCGCTTCGATAAACCAGATGCGGCTCTGATAAAGTATCGCCAGGCACTGGAACAGGATTCCGCGAACTCTCACGCGCTTGTGGGAGCTGCGCAAATTGAGTTTTCAAAGGGTGACGCTCAAAAAGCTCGCATTTATTTGGAGAAAGCGATTCAAGCGAATCCTAAGCACAGGGAAGCGTACAGTCTCATGAGTACGGTGTGTAAGCAGCTGAAGGATCCTGATTGCCACGACCAGACATCTCCGGCTGTTACGGAACTTCCTGAAAAAACACCGATGCTCGATCCCATCTATGCTGCTCTAAATGCAGAAGGAGAGAGCTCTCTTTGGCATCGCTTTCGCGGCAGCGAATACATGAAAAAAGGATTGTTTGATTTAGCAATCCAGGAATTTCAAGAAGCAATGCGCATTCGTCCCGATACACAAACGAAAGAAGATCTTGCTAAGGTATTCAACTCTGCGGGAAGGTTTCATGAAGCGAAAAGGGAGTATCAGTCGATTATTGATACTCATCCCACTCCGAACAACTATTTCGGTCTGGGTCTTGCGAACGCGAGAACCGGCTCCTACGCGGAGGCAGAAAATTCTTTTCGCAAAGCAATCAAACTGAAACCGGCGTTTGCCGAAGCCCATTTCAATCTTGCGGTGGTCTTCGCGAAAACAGGTCTCTTGAAGGAGACGATAGAAAGCTTAAACGACGCGATTCGAGTTAACCCAAATTATTCCGAAGCACACTACCATCTCGGTCTTGCATACATAGCTGCCAATAACGAGAACGGTGTTCGACAACAATACGTGGCTTTAGAAAAACTCGATCAAAAACTTGCTGCCAGACTGAAAAATCAAATGGAGCAGAAGGCCACCAGCATCAGAACGGAGTAA
- a CDS encoding CRTAC1 family protein: MIKRFLCFLSCLFFVCCTKTPTEKPPSSIPTAFTDITQQTGLNFVHEPGVDGSYFMPESMGSGGAFFDYNNDGYLDIYLINGNWHGKAQASMVKNRLYRQNRDGTFQDVTDSSGLGDPGYGMGVAVGDIDNDGDLDVYVTNFGGDSLYRNNGDGTFMNITNSAGIRNREWGTSAVFLDYDRDGYLDLYVANYVSLDPTVVCTDKAGRQDYCGPKGFQPTRDVLYHNNRDGTFEDVSRDSNIGNTAGKGLGVISADFNRDSFPDIYVANDGEENFLWINKQDGTFENQAVPLGAAVNALGQPEASMGVAAGDADDDQDLDLFMTHLREEKNTFYRNQGHGDFQDESWAAGLAGVSVPYTGFGTGYFDYDNDGDLDLAVVNGRVTRGPLLTKKQKPDYWDHYEEPNLLFENDGAGKFRVAPDPAGPFASTVENSRGLAFGDLDNDGDIDLLVTNEGGPARVYRNDFQKKGHWLIVRAVDPALKRDAIGAEITVSFQGKKIMRLLAPGYSYLSSSDPRVHFGLDTATAVETMEVRWPDGSIQKFPGTRADQFITLNKK; this comes from the coding sequence ATGATCAAGAGGTTCCTCTGTTTTTTGTCCTGTTTATTCTTTGTGTGTTGCACAAAAACGCCAACAGAAAAACCTCCATCATCCATTCCTACCGCCTTTACAGATATCACTCAGCAAACCGGCTTGAATTTCGTTCATGAGCCGGGAGTGGATGGCAGTTACTTTATGCCGGAAAGTATGGGGTCCGGCGGAGCGTTTTTCGATTACAACAATGATGGCTATCTCGACATTTATTTGATCAACGGTAACTGGCACGGCAAAGCTCAAGCGTCCATGGTCAAGAACAGACTGTACCGGCAGAACCGGGACGGGACGTTTCAGGATGTCACAGACTCCTCGGGTCTGGGGGATCCGGGGTATGGAATGGGCGTAGCGGTTGGAGACATCGATAATGATGGCGATCTCGATGTTTATGTAACAAATTTCGGAGGAGACTCGCTCTATCGAAACAATGGCGATGGAACCTTCATGAACATCACGAATTCTGCCGGCATCCGCAACCGTGAATGGGGTACGTCCGCCGTTTTTCTTGATTACGACCGGGACGGTTACCTGGATCTTTATGTCGCGAATTATGTCTCGTTAGATCCAACCGTTGTGTGCACGGATAAAGCCGGAAGGCAGGATTACTGTGGACCCAAAGGATTCCAGCCAACTCGGGATGTTCTTTATCACAACAATCGAGACGGAACATTTGAAGACGTATCGCGCGATTCAAATATCGGAAACACCGCGGGCAAAGGATTAGGAGTCATCAGCGCTGACTTCAACAGGGATTCCTTTCCGGACATTTACGTGGCTAACGATGGCGAAGAGAATTTTTTGTGGATCAATAAGCAAGATGGCACATTTGAAAATCAGGCGGTTCCGCTTGGCGCCGCTGTGAATGCGCTGGGGCAGCCGGAAGCGAGCATGGGAGTTGCGGCTGGAGATGCGGATGATGACCAGGATCTGGATCTTTTTATGACGCATCTAAGAGAGGAGAAAAATACCTTTTATCGCAATCAGGGACATGGAGATTTTCAGGATGAAAGCTGGGCTGCTGGTCTCGCCGGTGTCAGTGTTCCCTATACTGGATTCGGTACCGGATATTTCGACTATGACAATGATGGGGATCTCGATCTGGCGGTTGTGAATGGCCGTGTAACGCGCGGGCCGCTTCTCACGAAGAAGCAAAAACCGGATTACTGGGATCACTATGAAGAACCGAATCTCCTTTTTGAGAATGACGGCGCCGGCAAATTTCGTGTTGCTCCTGATCCTGCAGGCCCATTTGCATCAACCGTAGAAAACAGTCGCGGCCTGGCCTTCGGTGATCTGGACAATGACGGAGATATCGATCTCCTTGTAACAAATGAAGGCGGTCCTGCTCGTGTCTACCGCAACGACTTTCAGAAAAAGGGACACTGGTTAATTGTGAGAGCAGTAGATCCAGCTTTAAAAAGAGATGCCATTGGGGCTGAAATTACCGTATCTTTTCAGGGTAAAAAGATAATGCGACTTCTTGCGCCAGGATACAGTTATCTCAGCAGCAGTGATCCGCGAGTTCATTTCGGTCTCGATACTGCAACCGCAGTGGAGACAATGGAAGTTCGTTGGCCGGATGGAAGTATTCAAAAATTTCCTGGTACTCGCGCAGATCAATTCATCACGTTAAATAAAAAGTGA
- a CDS encoding substrate-binding domain-containing protein — MKIRIVFVVLSFVLSVLIGLTLSMGNRSATGGPTSKLQPLIGFSMDTLKESRWQKDKQLFVAAAEKLGARVLVQSANSDDTRQMQDIEALLSNNVDVLVIVPHNARAMAKAVNKAHEAGVPVIAYDRLITDCDLDLYISFDNVKVGEKQAQYALDHLPKGRKLRMVRIFGAKTDNNALLFKQGQDNILNPLLKSGDVQVLHEDWAENWKPENAKKIANAAITSHGSNFDAILAANDGTAGGAIQALAEEGLAGKILVTGQDAELVACQRIAAGTQAMTIYKPIHKLSNAAAELAVKLAKKMPVIATATTNNGKMDVPSVLLEVITVTRDNLKSTVIADGYHSYQDVYGNIPADQRPAP, encoded by the coding sequence ATGAAAATCCGGATCGTTTTTGTTGTATTGTCTTTCGTTCTTTCTGTTTTGATCGGCCTTACCTTGTCCATGGGAAACCGTTCGGCGACCGGAGGTCCTACGTCGAAACTGCAGCCCTTAATCGGGTTCTCTATGGATACGTTAAAGGAATCGCGGTGGCAAAAGGATAAACAGTTGTTCGTGGCAGCCGCAGAAAAGTTAGGCGCAAGAGTGTTGGTGCAATCTGCAAATAGCGATGATACCCGGCAGATGCAGGACATTGAAGCATTGCTGAGCAATAACGTAGACGTGCTTGTGATTGTTCCGCACAACGCGCGCGCGATGGCCAAAGCCGTCAACAAGGCGCATGAAGCGGGCGTGCCGGTAATCGCCTATGATCGGCTGATCACAGATTGCGATCTCGATTTATATATTTCATTCGACAACGTGAAAGTCGGCGAGAAACAAGCTCAATATGCTCTGGATCACCTCCCGAAAGGAAGAAAACTTCGCATGGTAAGGATTTTTGGAGCAAAAACGGACAATAATGCGCTTTTATTCAAACAAGGTCAGGATAACATCTTGAATCCCTTGCTGAAGAGCGGCGATGTGCAAGTTCTGCATGAAGACTGGGCTGAAAACTGGAAACCGGAGAATGCGAAAAAAATTGCAAACGCAGCAATTACGTCGCATGGATCAAATTTCGATGCGATCCTGGCGGCAAATGATGGAACCGCCGGGGGCGCTATCCAGGCGCTCGCAGAAGAAGGCCTCGCCGGAAAAATTCTTGTGACCGGCCAGGATGCCGAATTGGTTGCTTGCCAGCGGATCGCCGCAGGAACCCAGGCGATGACTATATACAAGCCGATTCATAAGCTGTCAAATGCGGCAGCCGAGCTCGCAGTCAAACTTGCAAAAAAAATGCCGGTTATCGCAACCGCCACTACGAATAATGGCAAGATGGATGTCCCTTCCGTCTTGCTTGAAGTGATCACAGTGACCCGCGACAATCTGAAATCCACCGTGATTGCTGACGGCTATCACAGCTACCAGGATGTTTACGGAAACATTCCTGCGGATCAACGTCCGGCACCATGA
- a CDS encoding sugar ABC transporter ATP-binding protein, with product MSTSEATSAILRIHNLTKQFPGVIALKDVSFELQEGEVHALCGENGAGKSTLIKVLSGIHPAGSYEGTVEMYSEPVHFQNIADAQKAGIAVIYQELALIREMTIAENIFLGSEPKKGWRIDWNLMYSKSRDLMKRFDLSLDPAARVGDLGVGQQQLVEILKALSKNSRILLLDEPTAALAESEVEILLNIIRGLREKGITCIYISHKLDEVFSIADRITVLRDGKSVITLDKNRTNKGEVIRHMVGREIKEMFPRRSRDAGEVLLRLENVKVGRPGKPRPVLDDISFDVRAGEVLGIGGLMGAGRTELLMHILGVYGQRLSGNVLVGGRPLTSQLTADVIRRGLFLASEDRKRFGLLLPKSIGFNLSLASLKQFTRNNLIDRNSEMRANQRFMDSLAIKARGQETPVLVLSGGNQQKVVLGKALMTQPKVILLDEPTRGIDVGAKVEVYETINKLTSEGKGVVLVSSELPELIGMSDRILVLSNGRIGGLFNRSEATQETIMNAAMKYL from the coding sequence ATGAGCACATCTGAGGCAACTTCCGCGATTCTTCGAATTCACAATCTCACCAAACAGTTTCCTGGCGTCATCGCTCTGAAAGATGTTTCCTTTGAGTTACAGGAAGGGGAAGTCCACGCCCTTTGCGGAGAAAACGGTGCGGGCAAATCTACACTGATTAAAGTTCTTTCCGGTATTCACCCGGCCGGCAGCTACGAGGGGACTGTTGAAATGTACAGTGAACCTGTGCACTTCCAGAATATTGCGGATGCTCAGAAAGCGGGGATCGCGGTCATTTATCAGGAACTCGCGCTAATCCGCGAAATGACAATTGCCGAAAATATATTTCTTGGATCGGAGCCGAAAAAAGGTTGGAGAATCGATTGGAATCTGATGTATTCAAAATCGCGAGACTTGATGAAGCGATTCGACCTCTCTCTTGACCCCGCAGCGCGTGTCGGTGATTTGGGTGTCGGACAGCAGCAGCTCGTCGAAATATTGAAAGCGCTTTCCAAGAATTCCAGGATCCTTCTGCTGGATGAGCCAACGGCTGCGCTTGCTGAATCAGAAGTTGAAATTCTGCTGAATATTATCCGGGGACTTAGAGAAAAAGGAATCACATGCATTTATATCTCTCACAAACTCGATGAAGTGTTTTCGATCGCCGATCGCATTACTGTACTGCGCGACGGAAAATCGGTCATCACTCTGGATAAGAATCGCACGAATAAAGGTGAAGTGATCCGCCACATGGTGGGCAGAGAAATTAAAGAAATGTTTCCCAGGCGATCAAGGGACGCGGGAGAAGTTTTATTACGACTTGAAAATGTGAAAGTCGGCCGCCCGGGTAAGCCTCGACCTGTACTTGATGACATAAGTTTTGATGTTCGCGCAGGAGAAGTTTTGGGGATCGGCGGTCTGATGGGCGCAGGCCGCACCGAATTGTTAATGCACATACTCGGAGTGTACGGTCAGCGATTGTCCGGTAATGTTCTCGTTGGCGGCCGCCCACTTACGAGTCAACTCACCGCTGATGTGATTCGACGCGGACTCTTTTTGGCAAGTGAGGACCGCAAAAGATTTGGGTTGTTATTGCCCAAATCAATTGGGTTTAATCTGTCTCTTGCTTCGCTAAAGCAATTTACCAGAAACAATCTTATTGATCGAAATTCTGAAATGAGAGCAAATCAACGGTTCATGGATTCTCTGGCCATTAAAGCGCGCGGACAGGAGACGCCTGTTCTGGTGCTTTCTGGAGGAAATCAGCAAAAGGTTGTGTTGGGAAAAGCGCTCATGACGCAGCCAAAAGTGATCTTGCTGGATGAGCCAACGCGCGGCATCGATGTTGGGGCCAAGGTTGAAGTGTATGAGACGATCAACAAATTGACTTCGGAAGGTAAAGGTGTGGTACTGGTCTCCAGTGAGCTGCCGGAATTGATTGGTATGAGCGATCGCATTCTAGTTCTAAGCAACGGCAGGATCGGCGGTCTATTCAACCGGAGTGAAGCGACACAGGAAACGATCATGAACGCGGCCATGAAATATCTGTAG